Proteins from one Pyrobaculum neutrophilum V24Sta genomic window:
- the asd gene encoding aspartate-semialdehyde dehydrogenase, which yields MDRLRVYILGATGLVGQRYVQMLAKHPWFEVAGLAASEKSAGKTLQQAGWVLDEPPPPQVAEMKIEKLDVEKIPRVDFVFSALPSEVAAKVEPQLAARGHVVLSNSSNMRMDPDIPLVVPEINPDDLSLLERQKAERGWSGGVVKKPNCTTTILNLPLKPVLDEWGIEKLHVVTMQALSGAGYSGVPSVAITDNLIPYIRGEEEKVVSETKKILKTDFEIYATTTRVPVLDGHTEVVYVDTKRDFDPAAVADAFAKFRGLPQELKLPTAPERPIEVRPQIDRPQPRLDRWAGNGMAVVVGRIRRLAPRKLAFVVLGHNTVRGAAGNSILTAELMVKTR from the coding sequence ATGGACCGCCTTAGGGTATATATCCTGGGCGCCACCGGCTTAGTGGGGCAGAGATACGTCCAGATGCTGGCTAAACACCCCTGGTTCGAAGTGGCGGGCCTGGCGGCCTCCGAGAAAAGCGCAGGCAAAACGCTACAGCAGGCGGGGTGGGTGCTGGACGAGCCGCCGCCTCCCCAGGTGGCCGAGATGAAGATAGAGAAGCTAGACGTGGAGAAGATCCCCCGGGTAGACTTCGTATTCTCGGCGCTACCCAGCGAGGTGGCCGCCAAGGTGGAGCCCCAGCTGGCCGCCAGGGGGCACGTGGTGCTGTCGAACTCCAGCAACATGCGCATGGACCCCGACATCCCCCTTGTGGTGCCCGAGATAAACCCCGACGACCTCTCCCTGCTGGAGAGGCAGAAGGCCGAGAGGGGCTGGAGCGGCGGCGTGGTGAAAAAACCCAACTGCACAACCACCATACTCAACCTCCCCCTGAAGCCCGTCTTAGACGAGTGGGGCATAGAGAAATTACACGTAGTAACTATGCAGGCCCTCAGCGGCGCGGGATACAGCGGGGTGCCCAGCGTGGCTATCACGGACAACCTCATACCCTACATAAGAGGCGAGGAGGAGAAGGTGGTCTCCGAGACCAAGAAGATACTTAAGACAGACTTCGAGATCTACGCCACTACGACGCGCGTCCCCGTCCTAGACGGGCACACGGAAGTCGTGTACGTAGACACCAAGAGGGATTTCGACCCAGCCGCCGTGGCCGACGCCTTCGCCAAATTCAGAGGCCTACCCCAGGAGCTCAAGCTCCCCACAGCCCCCGAGAGGCCCATAGAGGTGAGGCCCCAGATAGACCGGCCGCAGCCGCGGCTGGACAGATGGGCCGGCAACGGCATGGCAGTTGTGGTGGGGAGAATCAGGAGGCTGGCGCCGCGGAAGCTCGCCTTCGTCGTACTAGGCCACAACACGGTGAGAGGCGCCGCCGGCAACTCCATACTGACGGCTGAGCTCATGGTGAAGACCCGATAG
- the acs gene encoding acetate--CoA ligase: protein MAQDTQELPFNEYIMNERWKSRQIDINAYKAFHAKSLEQLEEFWAHVAKELEWFRPWDKVLDASNPPFYRWFVGGRLNLSYLAVDRHVKTWRKNKLAIEWEGEPVDGNGEPTERRKLTYFDLYREVNRVAYMLKHNFGIKKGDRITLYMPMIPELPITMLAAWRIGAITSVVFSGFSAEALAERINDSQSRLVVTTDGFWRRGKVVRLKDVVDQALEKTRTVENVIVYSRLGLKDVPMTEGRDYWWHRVMEGIKVNAYVEPEPLESEHPSFILYTSGTTGKPKGIVHDTGGWAVHVYATMKWVFDLREEDVYWCTADVGWITGHSYVVLGPLLMGATQIIYEGAPDYPQPDRWWAVVERYGVTILYTSPTAIRMFMRYGEEWPRRHDLSTLRIINSVGEPINPEAWRWAYKVLGNENVAIASTWWMTETGGIVVSHAPGLYLIPMKPGTNGLPLPGFDVDVLDDNGKPAPPGVRGYLVIRRPWPGMLHGIWGDPDRYIKTYWSRFPGVFYVGDYAIKDQDGYIWVLGRADEVIKVAGHRLGTYELESALVSHPTVAEAAVVGVPDPIKGEVPIAYVVLKQGVVASDELRKELRDHVRKTIGPVAEPAHIFFVTKLPKTRSGKIMRRLLKAVATGAPLGDTTTLEDETSVEEAKKAYEELRREIARV from the coding sequence ATGGCCCAGGATACACAGGAGCTACCATTTAACGAATATATAATGAACGAGAGGTGGAAAAGCAGACAGATCGACATAAACGCCTACAAGGCCTTCCACGCCAAATCCCTAGAGCAGCTTGAGGAGTTCTGGGCACACGTGGCCAAGGAGCTCGAGTGGTTTAGGCCCTGGGACAAGGTGCTGGACGCCTCCAACCCCCCCTTCTACAGATGGTTCGTAGGAGGTAGGCTAAACCTGTCCTACCTCGCGGTAGATAGGCACGTCAAGACGTGGCGTAAGAACAAGCTCGCCATAGAGTGGGAGGGCGAGCCGGTGGACGGCAACGGGGAGCCCACGGAGAGGCGCAAGCTGACCTACTTCGACCTATACAGGGAGGTAAACAGGGTGGCCTACATGCTGAAGCACAACTTCGGCATTAAGAAGGGCGACCGCATCACCCTCTACATGCCCATGATACCCGAGCTCCCCATCACGATGCTCGCCGCTTGGAGAATCGGCGCGATAACGAGCGTCGTGTTCTCCGGCTTCTCCGCCGAGGCCCTCGCCGAGAGGATCAACGATTCCCAGTCTAGGCTAGTGGTGACAACCGACGGCTTCTGGAGACGGGGCAAGGTGGTTAGGCTGAAGGACGTGGTAGACCAAGCCCTTGAGAAAACCAGGACGGTGGAAAACGTCATCGTATACAGCAGACTCGGGCTGAAGGACGTCCCCATGACGGAGGGCAGAGACTACTGGTGGCACAGGGTGATGGAGGGCATAAAGGTTAACGCCTACGTCGAGCCGGAGCCTCTGGAGAGCGAGCACCCCTCCTTCATCCTATACACCTCCGGCACAACCGGCAAGCCAAAGGGCATTGTCCACGACACCGGCGGCTGGGCCGTCCATGTGTACGCGACGATGAAGTGGGTGTTCGACCTCAGGGAGGAGGACGTCTACTGGTGTACAGCGGACGTGGGCTGGATCACTGGCCATTCCTACGTTGTGCTCGGCCCTCTACTGATGGGAGCCACGCAGATAATCTACGAGGGGGCCCCCGACTACCCCCAGCCGGACCGCTGGTGGGCCGTAGTGGAGAGATACGGCGTGACGATACTCTACACGTCGCCAACCGCCATACGTATGTTCATGCGCTACGGCGAGGAGTGGCCCAGGCGCCACGACCTATCGACCCTGAGGATCATAAACTCGGTGGGCGAGCCCATAAACCCCGAGGCCTGGCGGTGGGCCTACAAGGTGCTCGGCAACGAAAACGTGGCCATCGCCTCCACGTGGTGGATGACGGAGACAGGCGGCATCGTCGTGTCCCACGCCCCCGGCCTCTACCTAATACCCATGAAGCCCGGCACCAACGGCCTGCCGCTCCCCGGCTTCGACGTAGATGTGTTAGACGACAACGGCAAGCCGGCGCCCCCCGGCGTTAGGGGGTACCTCGTCATAAGGAGGCCGTGGCCCGGCATGCTCCACGGCATATGGGGCGACCCCGACCGCTACATAAAGACCTACTGGTCTAGGTTCCCCGGCGTCTTCTACGTAGGCGACTACGCCATAAAAGACCAAGACGGCTACATCTGGGTTCTCGGCAGAGCAGACGAGGTGATAAAAGTCGCCGGCCACCGCCTCGGCACATACGAGCTCGAGTCCGCCCTGGTGTCGCACCCCACAGTGGCTGAGGCGGCTGTGGTGGGCGTGCCCGACCCCATCAAGGGCGAGGTGCCCATAGCCTACGTGGTGCTGAAGCAGGGGGTGGTAGCCAGCGACGAGCTGAGGAAAGAGCTAAGAGACCACGTGAGGAAGACCATAGGCCCTGTGGCGGAGCCCGCCCACATATTCTTCGTGACGAAGCTCCCCAAGACGCGCTCGGGCAAGATAATGCGCCGCCTCCTAAAGGCCGTCGCCACGGGAGCGCCGCTGGGAGACACCACCACCTTGGAGGACGAGACATCTGTCGAGGAGGCGAAGAAGGCCTACGAAGAGCTGAGGAGGGAGATCGCTAGGGTATGA
- a CDS encoding MFS transporter, translating to MTTVYTFRQLVSVAGISWLGAFLEWLDFYTFATLAPLISGKFFPSKDPIAALLSTFAALAIGFLFRPLGAILFGKIGDQYGRKIAFTLAMTLMLAGTLGIGLLPTYDQIGILASIGVFVLRIIQGLALGGGFGAALVYLGEFAPEHRRGFITGFLFTTAPAGMGTAALLQVIIASMVGKETFGQWGWRINFIVAGVIVFVVALVIHFFYKETPIFSMLKAVRRVTSAPVREVFSGKYLPLVLLAWIGVVGAHGPVWYTNQLFNSYYVSTFQKYVDGSTANALLSTATYAALWMYPLFGYLSDKIGRKPILLLGIFGNALWFPIAFWLIDKVGPQKDLTAMWLLFWSMTLFNGIGYSGAMSAYLLELFPARIRLSAVSLSYNLGYGVTGGLTPTIITALYQATHNIYLSTILWSTLVPVLMGLVFLFKGWETLGTRIWAELAAGKFAKKAVVLPPTAPIRAAAQKMAEGVRAVVIAASKPVGVFGRRQLIRALASGATPEAEVGRFATRVDCVGEDAPLTEVFAAMEKYGVRDVPICKGDEVVGIIEARELLNEALALRGIVNKKKALSVSAGDAVARDPITVPPSATLRDVLKIMAEKNIGFVPVVEDGRLVGGISESDFVQILLNNTPLDTPVEKVMRCQLITIERTRPVKEAAELMVKHNIRHLPVVEDGKVVGVLSVRDLLKAVA from the coding sequence ATGACCACGGTATATACCTTCCGCCAACTGGTATCAGTCGCCGGCATATCGTGGCTCGGGGCCTTTTTGGAGTGGCTAGACTTCTACACCTTTGCAACACTGGCGCCTCTCATATCCGGAAAGTTTTTCCCATCTAAGGACCCAATTGCCGCTTTGCTCTCTACATTTGCAGCGCTCGCCATAGGCTTTCTGTTTAGGCCGCTGGGCGCCATCTTGTTTGGCAAAATAGGCGACCAATACGGCCGTAAAATAGCATTTACTCTAGCTATGACTCTGATGTTGGCGGGAACGCTGGGCATAGGCCTACTGCCCACCTACGACCAGATCGGTATACTGGCATCAATCGGCGTCTTCGTTCTTAGAATAATCCAGGGTCTTGCGTTGGGCGGAGGCTTCGGCGCTGCCCTGGTCTATCTAGGCGAGTTTGCCCCTGAGCACAGGAGGGGCTTCATAACAGGTTTCCTCTTCACAACAGCGCCGGCTGGCATGGGCACAGCTGCGTTGCTTCAAGTCATCATAGCCTCTATGGTGGGCAAAGAGACCTTTGGCCAGTGGGGCTGGCGTATAAACTTCATCGTGGCAGGCGTGATAGTGTTTGTGGTTGCCCTCGTGATTCACTTCTTCTACAAGGAAACCCCCATCTTCTCTATGCTCAAGGCTGTGAGAAGGGTGACTTCGGCGCCTGTGAGAGAGGTGTTCTCCGGTAAATACTTGCCGCTTGTGTTGCTCGCATGGATAGGCGTGGTAGGGGCACATGGCCCAGTTTGGTATACAAATCAGCTGTTCAATAGCTACTACGTATCGACCTTCCAAAAATACGTCGATGGCTCAACCGCGAACGCGTTACTATCGACAGCTACATACGCCGCCTTGTGGATGTACCCGCTCTTTGGCTACCTATCTGACAAGATTGGGAGAAAGCCCATACTGTTGCTAGGCATCTTCGGCAACGCCCTGTGGTTCCCCATCGCGTTTTGGCTAATAGACAAGGTGGGGCCGCAGAAGGATCTAACCGCAATGTGGCTCCTCTTCTGGAGCATGACCCTCTTCAACGGCATTGGATACAGCGGCGCCATGTCAGCATACCTCCTCGAGCTATTCCCCGCCAGAATTAGGCTCTCCGCTGTCTCGCTGTCCTATAACCTGGGCTACGGCGTAACCGGCGGGCTGACCCCAACGATAATAACCGCCCTATATCAAGCTACACACAACATATACCTGTCCACAATACTCTGGTCTACCTTGGTCCCCGTGCTCATGGGCCTTGTGTTTCTGTTCAAGGGCTGGGAGACATTAGGCACGCGCATTTGGGCTGAGCTTGCCGCTGGCAAATTCGCCAAGAAGGCCGTGGTGCTTCCGCCCACCGCGCCGATTAGAGCGGCTGCACAGAAGATGGCCGAAGGCGTGAGAGCCGTAGTAATAGCCGCCTCAAAGCCTGTGGGGGTCTTCGGCAGGAGACAGCTAATAAGAGCTCTGGCGTCTGGCGCAACGCCGGAGGCCGAAGTAGGCAGATTCGCAACCCGCGTAGACTGCGTCGGCGAGGACGCCCCGCTGACTGAGGTATTCGCCGCAATGGAGAAATACGGCGTTAGAGACGTCCCCATATGTAAAGGAGACGAGGTGGTGGGCATAATAGAGGCCCGCGAGCTACTCAACGAGGCTCTAGCCCTCAGGGGTATAGTCAACAAGAAGAAGGCCTTGAGCGTAAGCGCAGGCGATGCCGTGGCTAGAGACCCCATCACCGTCCCGCCGAGCGCGACGCTACGCGACGTATTGAAAATCATGGCCGAGAAAAACATTGGCTTCGTCCCCGTGGTTGAAGACGGGAGACTCGTAGGCGGTATCTCAGAGAGCGACTTTGTACAAATACTGCTGAACAACACCCCGCTGGACACGCCGGTGGAGAAGGTAATGAGGTGCCAGCTTATCACAATTGAAAGGACAAGGCCGGTGAAAGAGGCCGCGGAGCTCATGGTGAAACACAACATTAGACATCTGCCGGTGGTAGAAGACGGCAAAGTCGTCGGAGTCCTCTCGGTGCGCGACCTCCTAAAGGCGGTCGCCTAA
- the thrC gene encoding threonine synthase encodes MPPHIGPLFKSFHIQKGYKERFFSGHGRFGDNPYLKCISCGATYAQDYRLYRCPKCGGLLDVVVPGKYWAPKGRGLWRYATMLPLRDGVSLGEGQTPLVKSNLDGHLYVKFEGANPTGSFKDRGMALGVTVAKESGASKVVVASTGNTAASAAAYAARAGLKCYVVLPRGNVARGKLMQAALHGAELLMVSGLFDKALEYVVTHGTRYAYPLNSFNPWRLEGQKTLAFEVYEELGCPDYVVVPVGNAGNIAAIWKGFKELGELGLCKKLPKMVGVQAEGAAPLANAWQRGLKEPLFIDEPETVATAIKIGKPINWPKAMAAVRESGGFFIAVSDGEILKAQRLLASRDGIGAEPAGAASVAAALKLKLNGTVVAVVTGHALKDPDAVEINAREVRNAEELVELLEK; translated from the coding sequence ATGCCACCCCACATAGGTCCTCTATTTAAATCTTTTCACATCCAAAAAGGTTATAAGGAGAGGTTTTTCTCCGGGCATGGCCGTTTCGGGGACAATCCCTACCTCAAGTGCATAAGTTGCGGGGCAACCTACGCCCAAGACTACCGGCTCTACCGGTGCCCAAAATGCGGCGGTCTCCTCGACGTGGTTGTGCCGGGGAAGTACTGGGCGCCAAAGGGCAGAGGCCTCTGGCGCTACGCCACCATGCTACCCCTTAGAGATGGGGTATCCCTCGGCGAGGGTCAGACCCCCCTCGTCAAATCCAACCTAGACGGCCACCTATACGTCAAGTTCGAGGGGGCCAACCCCACCGGTAGCTTCAAGGACCGGGGCATGGCGCTGGGCGTCACGGTGGCTAAAGAAAGCGGCGCGTCGAAGGTCGTAGTGGCCTCCACCGGAAACACCGCCGCCTCAGCGGCCGCCTACGCCGCCAGAGCCGGGCTGAAGTGCTACGTGGTTCTGCCGAGGGGCAACGTGGCTAGAGGCAAGCTCATGCAGGCGGCGCTACACGGAGCCGAGTTGCTCATGGTGAGCGGCCTCTTCGACAAAGCCCTTGAATACGTGGTAACCCACGGCACCAGGTACGCGTATCCGCTGAACAGCTTCAACCCCTGGAGGCTCGAGGGGCAGAAGACCCTGGCTTTCGAGGTGTACGAGGAGCTCGGTTGCCCAGACTACGTGGTGGTGCCCGTCGGAAACGCCGGCAACATTGCCGCGATATGGAAGGGCTTCAAGGAGTTGGGCGAGCTGGGCCTATGCAAGAAGTTGCCCAAGATGGTGGGGGTACAGGCGGAGGGGGCCGCCCCCCTTGCCAACGCGTGGCAGAGGGGGCTCAAGGAGCCTCTCTTCATCGACGAGCCGGAGACCGTCGCCACCGCCATAAAGATCGGAAAACCTATAAACTGGCCTAAGGCCATGGCGGCCGTGCGGGAGTCAGGCGGCTTCTTCATAGCTGTTTCAGACGGCGAGATACTCAAAGCGCAGAGGCTACTCGCGTCGAGAGACGGCATAGGGGCTGAGCCGGCCGGCGCCGCGTCGGTCGCGGCGGCGCTGAAGCTGAAGCTAAACGGCACCGTGGTGGCGGTTGTCACAGGACACGCCCTTAAGGACCCAGACGCCGTGGAGATAAACGCTCGGGAGGTGAGAAACGCCGAGGAGCTCGTCGAGCTGTTGGAGAAATGA
- a CDS encoding homoserine dehydrogenase, translated as MILLFGFGGVGRTYAELLYERTNVKIAAVFDSGGGAMKKGGFTPAELKKLLEAPRGKVSQAAGRPASIEEALEEAEVVVDVSPPNYSDGRPAVEVYRRALAAGRAVVTANKAPLALYFQEFRGRPIYYKATVMAGTPLLDLARGLPPQRVTKIRAILNGSTNYILTRVYKDGVPEGDAVEEAKRLGILEPDPSLDLGGVDAAAKLTILLNTLGVAIQLSAVERKPLEFLGPVTKYLATWDGAKAAVQPVRLPPEDPLAKIDYTLNAAEVVTEVNTIFVSGKGAGRKETALVLINDTLKALKVL; from the coding sequence ATGATCCTCCTGTTTGGATTCGGCGGAGTGGGTAGGACATACGCCGAGCTCCTCTACGAGAGAACCAACGTAAAGATAGCGGCGGTCTTCGACAGCGGAGGAGGCGCCATGAAAAAAGGCGGCTTCACCCCCGCCGAACTGAAGAAGCTCCTGGAGGCCCCCAGGGGGAAGGTCTCCCAAGCCGCTGGGCGGCCCGCGTCCATAGAGGAGGCGCTGGAGGAGGCCGAGGTGGTGGTGGACGTCTCGCCGCCCAACTACTCCGACGGGAGACCGGCCGTGGAAGTGTACCGGAGGGCCCTCGCGGCCGGCAGAGCCGTGGTGACGGCCAACAAGGCCCCTCTGGCGCTCTACTTCCAGGAGTTCAGAGGGAGGCCCATCTACTACAAGGCCACCGTCATGGCCGGCACGCCCCTCCTAGACCTAGCCAGAGGGCTACCGCCCCAGAGGGTGACCAAGATAAGGGCTATCCTAAACGGTAGCACCAACTACATACTCACCAGGGTGTACAAAGACGGGGTGCCAGAGGGGGACGCCGTCGAAGAGGCGAAGAGGCTCGGCATACTGGAGCCCGACCCCTCGCTGGACCTAGGCGGCGTAGACGCCGCGGCGAAGCTCACCATCCTCCTCAACACCCTGGGAGTCGCCATCCAGCTGAGCGCTGTGGAGAGGAAGCCCCTGGAGTTTCTAGGGCCAGTCACCAAGTACCTCGCCACGTGGGACGGGGCGAAGGCCGCCGTGCAGCCCGTCAGGCTACCCCCAGAGGACCCCCTGGCGAAGATAGACTACACCCTCAACGCCGCGGAGGTTGTGACAGAGGTAAACACCATATTTGTCTCAGGCAAGGGCGCAGGTAGAAAAGAGACAGCTCTCGTATTGATAAACGATACCTTGAAGGCGTTGAAAGTTCTGTAA
- a CDS encoding aspartate kinase, which translates to MRQVVKIGGSLLRSAGDFARAADYIAKFPEPPVVVVSAMKGITDMLLELEKTRSYLLYEEVLHRHIAVARSLGVEDRVSPLLKELEHALTLPKAEWSTDHFASFGERLSATILHAVLEKRGIPARLYIAPIETDSRFGNAEPLRLHHRDELSRGDAVAVVTGFIGRDGEGRYTTVGRGGSDYTATYIGKEIGARKVSLVTDAPGVMTADPKEVEDAEVLPLMSIQEAIEAARAGAKNFHPRTFIPVVEAGNMAVEVRSYSNPGTLITNLYSPPPYKVVTRCGQGSCVVGLAARELVKLGGVALGDYTVKLEIPPRQVHEFLVKPYIKYIK; encoded by the coding sequence ATGAGGCAGGTGGTCAAGATAGGCGGATCCCTGCTTAGGTCAGCCGGAGACTTCGCCAGGGCGGCCGACTACATAGCCAAGTTCCCCGAACCCCCCGTCGTAGTGGTCTCAGCCATGAAGGGCATCACCGACATGTTGCTGGAGCTTGAGAAGACGAGGAGCTACCTCCTCTACGAGGAGGTGCTCCACAGACACATTGCGGTGGCTAGGAGCCTGGGGGTTGAAGACAGGGTGTCCCCGCTCCTCAAGGAGCTGGAGCACGCGCTCACTCTGCCCAAGGCGGAGTGGTCGACGGACCACTTCGCCTCATTCGGCGAAAGGCTATCCGCCACCATCCTACACGCGGTTTTAGAAAAGAGGGGCATCCCGGCGAGGCTCTACATAGCCCCCATCGAGACAGACAGCAGATTCGGCAACGCGGAGCCTCTGAGGCTCCACCACCGAGACGAGCTGTCTAGGGGAGACGCCGTTGCGGTGGTGACGGGCTTCATCGGGAGAGACGGGGAGGGGAGGTACACCACGGTGGGCAGAGGCGGCAGCGACTACACCGCTACGTACATAGGCAAGGAGATCGGGGCGAGGAAGGTCTCGCTGGTCACCGACGCCCCGGGGGTAATGACGGCGGACCCCAAGGAGGTGGAAGACGCCGAGGTGCTACCGCTGATGTCCATACAGGAGGCCATAGAGGCGGCGCGGGCGGGCGCCAAGAACTTCCACCCCAGGACCTTCATCCCAGTGGTCGAGGCGGGCAACATGGCCGTGGAGGTGAGGAGCTACAGCAACCCCGGGACCCTCATCACCAACCTCTACTCCCCACCCCCCTACAAGGTGGTGACCCGATGCGGACAAGGCAGTTGCGTGGTGGGGCTGGCGGCCCGCGAGCTCGTAAAGCTGGGCGGGGTGGCGCTGGGGGACTACACCGTGAAGCTGGAGATCCCGCCGCGGCAGGTACACGAGTTCCTAGTAAAGCCGTACATCAAATATATAAAGTAG